From one Paractinoplanes brasiliensis genomic stretch:
- a CDS encoding GNAT family N-acetyltransferase: protein MLIRQFTESDWPQVWEIVRSVVRAADTFTYDPAMTEQQARQIWLEAPPGETVVAVDGDEVLGTAKVGANRPGPGSHVATASFMVAPVSRGQGVGTALCRFALEWARQHGFAGMQFNAVAESNRSAVAVYERLGFTIIGTVPGAFAHPVEGRVGLHIMYADLQAPA, encoded by the coding sequence GTGTTGATCCGGCAGTTCACCGAGTCCGACTGGCCGCAGGTGTGGGAGATCGTGCGGTCGGTGGTCCGCGCCGCCGACACGTTCACCTACGATCCGGCGATGACCGAGCAGCAGGCGCGGCAGATCTGGCTGGAGGCGCCGCCCGGTGAGACCGTCGTCGCGGTCGACGGCGATGAGGTGCTGGGCACGGCCAAGGTCGGCGCCAACCGGCCCGGCCCCGGCTCGCACGTCGCCACGGCGAGTTTCATGGTCGCGCCGGTCAGCCGGGGACAGGGGGTGGGCACGGCGCTGTGCCGGTTCGCCCTCGAGTGGGCCCGGCAGCACGGCTTCGCGGGCATGCAGTTCAACGCCGTGGCCGAGTCCAACCGCTCGGCCGTCGCCGTCTACGAGCGCCTCGGCTTCACAATCATCGGCACGGTCCCGGGCGCCTTCGCCCACCCGGTCGAGGGACGCGTCGGCCTGCACATCATGTACGCGGACCTGCAAGCTCCCGCCTGA
- a CDS encoding glycoside hydrolase family 10 protein, translating to MVRLPRPPVRLTLALASVLFATAVLGIGLLRAATYKPTSAAGAPVSSAPAPGTPGKCGPVPVQAARELRGMWLTTVNNIDFPSRRGLSQAQVKAEYQRWLDLAVAQRHNAIFVHVRPSGDAFWPSAYAPWSEWLTGKRDGKSPGWDPMDYMIKEAHARNLEFHAWFNPYRGTQPGPVGPGADFAKLAPNHPLLQHRDWAIAHPRGKSTARLYFDPGIPAARKFVEDSMLEAVQKYDVDGVHFDDFFYPYPAGGEFPDDASYAKYGAGKPRAQWRRDNVDTLVREMDERIKALKPWVKFGISPFGIWRNLTTDPDGSASKGLQAYDAIYADTRKWVQQGWLDYIVPQLYWTIGFDKADYAKLLPWWTALTKGTGVQLYIGMADYRIGEEGDWSDPAMLDKQMVLNDKHGVQGQVHFSAKQIRADRLGAVTRYRDKHYASPALLPRMAGLPVAAPGAPRLTGAARFDKGLRLQAATGDATSWALYRVAGDSAALVATGRASTEVVDPAPPAGPVTYCLSGLDRSGNEGPVSAPLTAS from the coding sequence ATGGTCCGCCTCCCTCGCCCACCCGTACGGCTGACTCTCGCCCTCGCCTCCGTCCTGTTCGCGACGGCGGTTCTCGGCATCGGGCTGCTGCGCGCGGCCACCTACAAGCCCACCTCGGCGGCCGGCGCCCCCGTGTCCTCAGCGCCGGCCCCGGGCACACCCGGCAAGTGCGGCCCTGTTCCGGTGCAGGCGGCCCGTGAGCTGCGCGGGATGTGGCTCACCACGGTCAACAACATCGACTTCCCCAGCCGGCGTGGGCTGAGCCAGGCCCAGGTCAAGGCCGAGTACCAGCGCTGGCTCGACCTGGCCGTGGCGCAGCGCCACAACGCCATCTTCGTGCACGTGCGGCCCAGCGGCGACGCGTTCTGGCCCTCGGCGTACGCCCCCTGGTCGGAGTGGCTGACCGGCAAACGCGACGGCAAGTCCCCCGGGTGGGACCCGATGGACTACATGATCAAGGAAGCGCACGCCCGCAACCTGGAGTTCCACGCCTGGTTCAACCCCTACCGGGGCACCCAGCCCGGCCCGGTCGGGCCCGGCGCCGACTTCGCCAAGCTCGCGCCCAACCACCCCCTGCTCCAACACCGCGACTGGGCGATCGCGCACCCGCGGGGCAAGAGCACGGCCCGGCTCTACTTCGACCCGGGCATCCCGGCCGCCCGCAAGTTCGTCGAGGACTCGATGCTCGAGGCGGTGCAGAAGTACGACGTCGACGGCGTGCACTTCGACGACTTCTTCTACCCGTACCCGGCCGGCGGCGAGTTCCCCGACGACGCCAGCTACGCCAAGTACGGCGCCGGCAAACCCCGCGCGCAGTGGCGGCGCGACAACGTGGACACGCTGGTCCGCGAGATGGACGAGCGGATCAAGGCGCTCAAGCCGTGGGTGAAGTTCGGGATCAGCCCGTTCGGCATCTGGCGCAACCTCACCACCGACCCCGACGGCTCGGCCAGCAAAGGCCTTCAGGCGTACGACGCCATCTACGCCGACACCCGCAAATGGGTGCAGCAGGGCTGGCTCGACTACATCGTGCCGCAGCTCTACTGGACCATCGGGTTCGACAAGGCCGACTACGCCAAGCTGCTGCCCTGGTGGACGGCGCTCACCAAGGGCACCGGCGTGCAGCTCTACATCGGCATGGCCGACTACCGCATCGGCGAGGAGGGCGACTGGAGCGACCCGGCGATGCTCGACAAGCAGATGGTCCTGAACGACAAGCACGGCGTGCAGGGGCAGGTGCACTTCAGCGCCAAACAGATCCGGGCCGACCGGCTCGGGGCGGTCACCCGTTACCGCGACAAGCACTACGCGTCGCCGGCGCTGCTGCCCCGCATGGCCGGGTTGCCGGTCGCCGCCCCCGGCGCGCCGCGGCTGACCGGGGCCGCCCGCTTCGACAAGGGCCTGCGCTTACAGGCCGCCACCGGCGACGCGACCAGCTGGGCCCTGTATCGGGTCGCGGGCGACTCGGCCGCGCTGGTGGCCACCGGGCGCGCCAGCACCGAGGTGGTCGACCCGGCGCCGCCCGCCGGGCCGGTGACGTACTGCCTCAGCGGCCTCGACCGCTCGGGCAACGAGGGGCCGGTCAGCGCGCCGCTCACCGCCTCGTGA
- the glgA gene encoding glycogen synthase yields MAERLRVDLITREYPPEVYGGAGVHLEYLTRDLRDLADVRVHCFGAPRDEPGVTAYPEPAELAGANAALRTMGVDLEIAAGAEGTDIVHSHTWYANFAGHTAKLLHEVPHVVTTHSLEPLRPWKAEQLGGGYALSSFCERVAIENADAVIAVSGGMKRDVLTAYPSVDPDKIQVVYNGIDTELYQPNRGTDVIERLGIDLSRPSVVFVGRITRQKGLPYLLRACRSLPPETQIVLLAGAPDTKEIAAEVEGLADELRAARDPQGVIWVQEMLPKHEVIQVLTHATVFVCPSVYEPMGIVNLEAMACETAVVATATGGIPEVVADGETGLLVPIKQVRDGTGTPVEPDRFVADLAATMTELVRDPGRAREMGLAGRRRAVEKFSWARIAEETMAVYRAVL; encoded by the coding sequence GTGGCCGAACGACTGCGCGTTGACCTGATTACCCGCGAATACCCGCCGGAGGTGTACGGAGGGGCGGGGGTGCACCTGGAGTACCTCACCCGCGACCTGCGCGACCTGGCCGACGTCCGGGTGCACTGCTTCGGCGCGCCCCGCGACGAGCCGGGGGTGACCGCCTATCCGGAGCCGGCCGAGCTCGCCGGGGCCAACGCCGCGCTGCGCACCATGGGGGTCGACCTCGAGATCGCCGCGGGGGCCGAGGGCACCGACATCGTGCACAGCCACACCTGGTACGCCAACTTCGCCGGGCACACGGCCAAGCTGCTGCACGAGGTTCCCCACGTGGTCACCACGCACAGCCTCGAGCCGCTGCGGCCGTGGAAGGCCGAGCAGCTGGGCGGGGGCTACGCGCTGTCGTCGTTCTGCGAGCGGGTCGCCATCGAGAACGCCGACGCCGTCATCGCCGTCTCCGGCGGCATGAAGCGCGACGTGCTCACGGCGTACCCGTCGGTCGACCCCGACAAGATCCAGGTCGTCTACAACGGCATCGACACCGAGCTCTACCAGCCCAACCGCGGCACCGACGTGATCGAGCGGCTGGGCATCGACCTGAGCCGGCCCAGCGTGGTCTTCGTCGGCCGGATCACCCGGCAGAAAGGCCTGCCCTACCTGCTGCGGGCCTGCCGTTCGCTGCCGCCCGAGACGCAGATCGTGCTGCTGGCCGGCGCGCCCGACACCAAGGAGATCGCGGCCGAGGTCGAGGGCCTGGCCGACGAGCTACGCGCCGCCCGCGACCCGCAGGGCGTGATCTGGGTGCAGGAGATGCTGCCCAAGCACGAGGTCATCCAGGTGCTCACGCACGCCACCGTGTTCGTCTGCCCTTCGGTCTACGAGCCCATGGGCATCGTCAACCTCGAGGCGATGGCCTGCGAGACGGCGGTGGTGGCCACGGCGACCGGCGGCATCCCCGAGGTGGTGGCCGACGGCGAGACCGGGCTGCTGGTGCCGATCAAGCAGGTGCGGGACGGCACTGGCACCCCGGTCGAGCCGGACAGGTTCGTCGCCGACCTGGCCGCCACGATGACCGAGCTGGTCCGTGACCCGGGCAGGGCCCGCGAGATGGGGCTGGCCGGGCGCCGGCGCGCCGTCGAGAAGTTCAGCTGGGCCCGGATCGCGGAGGAGACAATGGCCGTGTATCGGGCGGTTCTCTGA
- the glgC gene encoding glucose-1-phosphate adenylyltransferase, whose translation MAVKVLAIVLAGGEGKRLMPLTADRAKPGVPFGGIYRMIDFVLSNLANGGYLKIVVLTQYKSHSLDRHISKTWRMSTLLGNYVTPVPAQQRLGPRWFAGSADAIWQSLNLINDEKPDYVIVFGADHIYRMDPKQMVDDHIASGASVTVAGIRQPRSMSDQFGVIDVAEDGKRIRAFREKPKEVDGLPGSPDEIYASMGNYVFTTRALCEAVSLDAQDPDSKHDMGGNIIPMLVERGEANVYDFRDNVVPGSHDRDRGYWRDVGTLDSFYEAHMDLIATEPIFNLYNHDWPIFTNYGSWPPAKFVHGFDDRQGRATESMISPGVVVSGSLVERSVISPNVRVNSWAHVEGSVLMEGVSVGRRAIIRNAIIDKNVIIPEGAQIGVDLDRDRKLYTVSDSGVVVIGKGQRVEL comes from the coding sequence ATGGCTGTCAAGGTGCTTGCGATCGTTCTGGCCGGTGGTGAAGGTAAGCGCCTGATGCCCCTGACGGCGGACCGGGCGAAACCCGGCGTCCCGTTCGGCGGCATCTATCGCATGATCGACTTCGTGCTGTCGAACCTCGCGAACGGCGGCTATCTCAAGATCGTCGTGCTGACCCAGTACAAGTCCCACTCCCTCGACCGGCACATCTCCAAGACGTGGCGCATGTCCACGCTGCTGGGCAACTACGTCACCCCCGTGCCGGCCCAGCAGCGGCTCGGCCCGCGGTGGTTCGCCGGCTCGGCCGACGCCATCTGGCAGAGCCTGAACCTGATCAACGACGAGAAGCCGGACTACGTCATCGTCTTCGGCGCCGACCACATCTATCGCATGGACCCGAAGCAGATGGTGGACGACCACATCGCCTCGGGCGCCTCGGTCACGGTGGCCGGCATCCGGCAGCCCAGGTCGATGTCCGACCAGTTCGGCGTCATCGACGTGGCCGAGGACGGCAAGCGCATCCGGGCCTTCCGCGAGAAGCCGAAAGAGGTCGACGGCCTGCCCGGCTCGCCCGACGAGATCTACGCGTCGATGGGCAACTACGTCTTCACCACCCGGGCGTTGTGCGAGGCGGTGTCGCTGGACGCGCAGGACCCGGACAGCAAGCACGACATGGGCGGCAACATCATCCCCATGCTGGTCGAGCGCGGCGAGGCCAACGTCTACGACTTCCGCGACAACGTGGTGCCGGGCAGCCACGACCGCGACCGCGGTTACTGGCGCGACGTGGGCACGCTCGACTCGTTCTACGAGGCCCACATGGACCTCATCGCGACCGAGCCGATCTTCAACCTCTACAACCACGACTGGCCGATCTTCACCAACTACGGCTCGTGGCCGCCGGCGAAATTCGTGCACGGTTTCGACGACCGGCAGGGCCGCGCCACGGAATCGATGATCTCGCCCGGGGTGGTGGTCTCGGGCTCGCTCGTCGAGCGGTCGGTGATCTCGCCGAACGTGCGGGTGAACTCGTGGGCCCACGTCGAGGGCTCGGTGCTGATGGAGGGCGTGTCGGTCGGCCGTCGCGCGATCATCCGCAACGCGATCATCGACAAGAACGTCATCATCCCCGAGGGCGCGCAGATCGGCGTCGACCTCGACCGTGACCGCAAGCTCTACACCGTCTCGGACAGCGGCGTGGTCGTCATCGGCAAAGGACAGAGAGTCGAACTTTGA
- a CDS encoding AraC family transcriptional regulator: protein MVGVEQTRPDMSALSSLVTTDVDEARAFCRRMFYGPLKVNPVGDRSGFAFRGDVVSLGPITVGEISYGSDIHLAISELETSYHVLAPITGMLRSRHRGTTVLADETRAAVYRPVGDIDLDWPGSCRLLSVKVERGTLERELDAALDQQVVTPLLLGDSFNVIDAPGRTWVALVRLLFGELRRGNGLSAQPRMAARWRDMVVSGLALTVEHPYGDEPAGLQGPNRPRTVKRTLDAMHAEPWRPFTATDLASIAGVGVRVLQESFRQHVGMSPLTYLRRLRLDGAHSELSRSDPWQVNVSEVAYRWGFTHLGRFAGAYRERYGVSPSQTLRERR, encoded by the coding sequence ATGGTTGGCGTTGAGCAGACGCGACCGGACATGTCCGCCCTCTCCTCGCTCGTCACCACCGATGTGGACGAGGCGAGAGCGTTCTGCCGTCGCATGTTCTACGGTCCTCTCAAGGTGAACCCGGTCGGTGACCGGTCCGGGTTCGCCTTCCGGGGCGACGTCGTGTCGCTGGGCCCGATCACGGTGGGCGAGATCAGCTACGGCAGCGACATCCACCTCGCGATCTCCGAGCTGGAGACGTCGTACCACGTGCTCGCACCGATCACCGGCATGCTGCGCTCGCGGCACCGGGGCACCACGGTGCTGGCCGACGAGACGCGGGCCGCTGTCTACCGCCCGGTCGGCGACATCGACCTGGACTGGCCGGGCAGCTGCCGGCTGCTCAGCGTCAAGGTCGAACGCGGCACCCTCGAACGCGAGCTGGACGCCGCCCTCGATCAGCAGGTGGTCACGCCGCTGCTGCTGGGCGACAGCTTCAACGTGATCGACGCCCCCGGGCGTACGTGGGTCGCCCTGGTCCGGTTGCTCTTCGGCGAGCTACGGCGGGGCAACGGCCTGTCGGCTCAGCCCCGGATGGCCGCCCGCTGGCGCGACATGGTGGTCAGCGGCCTGGCCCTGACGGTCGAGCACCCGTACGGCGACGAGCCGGCCGGCCTGCAGGGGCCGAACCGCCCCCGTACGGTGAAACGGACCCTGGACGCCATGCACGCCGAGCCGTGGCGCCCGTTCACCGCCACCGACCTGGCCTCGATCGCCGGGGTGGGCGTCCGCGTGCTGCAGGAGTCGTTCCGCCAGCACGTGGGCATGTCGCCCCTGACCTACCTGCGCCGATTACGCCTCGACGGGGCGCACTCCGAGCTGTCGCGCTCGGACCCCTGGCAGGTGAACGTGTCCGAGGTGGCCTACCGCTGGGGGTTCACCCACCTCGGGCGGTTCGCCGGGGCCTACCGCGAGCGGTACGGCGTGTCCCCGTCGCAGACCCTGCGGGAACGCAGGTAG
- a CDS encoding phospholipase — translation MSHNHSHEHSWHSMTPSGQGTVMLNIGNGIGALIINTPGRMHGREIEVSPVDDPARRTHAAVRARYVWGGVCYSVVLDSLPEGRYTVWDDPITPLGEVDVPGGGVADFTWPVAAVTAHVSMPARV, via the coding sequence ATGAGCCACAATCACAGCCACGAGCACTCCTGGCACAGCATGACCCCGTCGGGCCAGGGCACAGTGATGCTGAACATCGGCAACGGCATCGGCGCGCTGATCATCAACACGCCGGGCCGCATGCACGGCCGCGAGATCGAGGTCAGCCCCGTCGACGACCCGGCCCGCCGCACGCACGCGGCCGTCCGCGCCCGCTACGTGTGGGGCGGCGTCTGCTACAGCGTGGTGCTCGACAGCCTGCCCGAGGGCCGCTACACGGTCTGGGACGACCCGATCACGCCGCTCGGCGAGGTCGACGTGCCCGGCGGCGGGGTTGCCGATTTCACCTGGCCGGTGGCCGCGGTCACCGCACACGTGTCGATGCCCGCACGGGTCTAG
- a CDS encoding DUF4331 domain-containing protein — MSSHREAPEISKDPVADSSDLYAFVSPDAPDTVTIIANYVPLQLPASGPNFFEFGDDVLYEIHIDSNGDARPDLTYQFRFRTELRNDKTFLYNTGPIDSLDSENWNRRQFFSVTKVDAYGKSTVLAKKLPCPPCNVGKLSIPDYDGLAADAVAKLKTGEKVFAGQRADAFFVDLGAIFDLGTLRPFQDKHLVGQTLFNYAGKAVNATDKLNVHSIAIQVPLSAVRRDGKKKVRGRDPEAVIGVWTSASRRQVQVRNGDKKNDDVVVGPQVQVSRLGNPLFNEVIVPMAEKDKWNSLSPAEDKRFAQFVEKPELQTLLPVLYPGLFDNLAERDKAGKARADLVAILLTGIPDGIIENFQNNTGEVQADMLRLNTAVPPAAKPNKFGILGGDLAGFPNGRRIADDVVSISLRAIAGVTLPLVEKDFKPDAAAALVEQGLSIKDASAGLLKKFPYLGTPFDGFGNPS; from the coding sequence ATGTCATCACATCGCGAGGCCCCCGAGATCAGCAAGGATCCGGTCGCCGACAGCTCCGACCTCTACGCGTTCGTCAGCCCCGACGCGCCCGACACGGTGACGATCATCGCGAACTACGTCCCGCTGCAGCTCCCCGCCAGCGGCCCGAACTTCTTCGAGTTCGGCGACGACGTGCTCTACGAGATCCACATCGACTCCAACGGTGACGCCCGGCCCGACCTGACCTATCAGTTCCGGTTCCGCACCGAGCTGCGCAACGACAAGACGTTCCTCTACAACACCGGCCCGATCGACTCGCTCGACAGCGAGAACTGGAACCGGCGACAGTTCTTCTCGGTGACCAAGGTCGACGCGTACGGGAAGAGCACCGTGCTGGCCAAGAAGCTGCCGTGCCCGCCGTGCAACGTCGGCAAGCTGTCGATCCCGGATTACGACGGCCTGGCCGCCGACGCCGTGGCCAAGCTCAAGACCGGTGAGAAGGTCTTCGCCGGCCAGCGCGCCGACGCGTTCTTCGTCGACCTCGGCGCCATCTTCGACCTGGGCACGCTGCGCCCCTTCCAGGACAAGCACCTGGTCGGCCAGACGCTGTTCAACTACGCGGGCAAGGCCGTCAACGCCACCGACAAACTCAACGTGCACAGCATCGCGATCCAGGTGCCGCTTTCCGCCGTACGCCGGGACGGCAAGAAGAAGGTGCGCGGGCGCGACCCCGAGGCGGTGATCGGCGTCTGGACGTCGGCCAGCCGCCGCCAGGTGCAGGTGCGCAACGGGGACAAGAAGAACGACGACGTCGTGGTCGGTCCCCAGGTGCAGGTCTCGCGCCTCGGCAACCCGCTGTTCAACGAGGTCATCGTGCCGATGGCCGAGAAGGACAAGTGGAACAGCCTGTCCCCCGCGGAGGACAAGCGCTTCGCCCAGTTCGTCGAGAAGCCCGAGCTGCAGACGCTGCTGCCGGTGCTCTACCCCGGCCTGTTCGACAACCTGGCCGAGCGTGACAAGGCCGGCAAGGCCCGCGCCGACCTGGTCGCGATCCTGCTCACCGGCATCCCCGACGGGATCATCGAAAACTTCCAGAACAACACCGGCGAGGTGCAGGCCGACATGCTGCGGCTCAACACCGCGGTGCCGCCGGCGGCCAAGCCCAACAAGTTCGGCATTCTCGGCGGCGACCTGGCCGGCTTCCCCAACGGGCGGCGCATCGCCGACGACGTGGTTTCGATCTCGCTTCGGGCCATCGCCGGCGTGACCCTGCCGCTGGTCGAAAAAGACTTCAAGCCGGACGCGGCGGCCGCGCTGGTCGAGCAGGGCCTCAGCATCAAGGACGCGAGCGCCGGCCTGCTCAAGAAGTTCCCCTACCTCGGCACCCCCTTCGACGGATTCGGCAACCCCTCATGA
- a CDS encoding lytic polysaccharide monooxygenase, which produces MRFDRLAAGAVAVTAATALAPAPALAHGAPTTPISRTAACADGGEKTGSAACEAARKANGRGFGNFDNLRIAGVGGKDRQVVPDGKLCSGGLEPFRGLDLPRDDFPATKVTPGQSLTINYRATIPHAGEFRIFLTKPSYDPTKRLTWDDLGSKPLATVTDPDLDDGAYRLRAKLPERTGRHMLYIVWETSKTPDTYYSCSDLVFPAASVTTAAPAPSAERAKAAKPEPTATATAAPRKTTAPTSEAPVAQLNPVATQKADTGRVTLGHWIVGGALLVGFVAIAWAGTGTFLRRRRENR; this is translated from the coding sequence GTGAGATTCGATCGTCTGGCCGCGGGCGCCGTGGCGGTGACCGCCGCGACGGCTCTGGCGCCCGCTCCGGCCCTGGCCCACGGGGCTCCGACCACGCCGATCAGCCGCACTGCCGCGTGCGCCGACGGCGGCGAGAAGACCGGCAGCGCGGCGTGCGAGGCGGCCCGCAAAGCCAACGGGCGCGGGTTCGGCAACTTCGACAACCTGCGCATCGCCGGCGTCGGGGGCAAGGACCGCCAGGTCGTGCCGGACGGAAAGCTGTGCAGCGGGGGGCTCGAGCCGTTCCGGGGCCTCGACCTGCCCCGCGACGACTTCCCCGCCACCAAGGTCACCCCGGGCCAGAGCCTGACGATCAACTACCGGGCGACGATTCCGCACGCGGGCGAGTTCCGGATCTTCCTGACCAAGCCCTCGTACGATCCCACCAAGCGCCTCACCTGGGACGACCTCGGCAGCAAGCCCCTGGCCACGGTCACCGACCCCGACCTGGACGACGGGGCGTACCGGCTGCGGGCGAAACTGCCCGAGCGCACCGGGCGGCACATGCTCTACATCGTGTGGGAGACGTCGAAGACCCCGGACACGTACTACTCCTGTTCGGATCTCGTGTTCCCGGCCGCTTCCGTCACCACCGCCGCGCCCGCGCCCTCGGCCGAACGGGCAAAGGCCGCTAAGCCCGAGCCCACCGCGACAGCGACCGCCGCCCCACGAAAGACCACCGCGCCCACGAGCGAAGCGCCCGTGGCCCAGCTCAACCCGGTGGCGACACAGAAGGCCGACACCGGCCGAGTGACTCTGGGTCATTGGATCGTCGGCGGAGCGTTGCTCGTCGGTTTCGTGGCGATTGCGTGGGCGGGCACGGGCACATTTCTTCGCAGACGACGCGAAAACCGTTGA
- a CDS encoding FKBP-type peptidyl-prolyl cis-trans isomerase codes for MDKPDVGPIEGAPPADLVIEDITVGEGAEAKPGQYVNVHYVGVSHSTGREFDASYNRGEPFAFPLGGGQVIAGWDQGVAGMKVGGRRRLTIPPHLGYGARGAGGVIKPNETLVFVVDLLGVQ; via the coding sequence ATGGACAAGCCCGACGTCGGCCCGATCGAGGGCGCGCCCCCGGCCGACCTCGTCATCGAGGACATCACGGTCGGCGAGGGAGCCGAGGCCAAGCCGGGTCAGTACGTCAACGTGCACTACGTGGGCGTGTCGCACTCGACCGGCCGGGAGTTCGACGCCTCCTACAACCGTGGCGAGCCCTTCGCCTTCCCGCTCGGCGGCGGCCAGGTCATCGCCGGCTGGGACCAGGGTGTGGCCGGCATGAAGGTCGGCGGCCGTCGCCGGCTCACCATCCCGCCGCACCTGGGTTACGGCGCGCGCGGCGCGGGCGGCGTGATCAAGCCGAACGAGACCCTGGTCTTCGTGGTGGATCTGCTCGGCGTGCAGTGA
- a CDS encoding DUF6010 family protein — translation MLRYVMPVLIAIVFIALNGLIPEPHRQRINALLIAGAGGTYISGGSFGLWELAFSAVMLAVAYFGLRWWPAIGVGWLLHTVWDVLHHRRGDPLIPSVHDSSFGCAICDPVIALWCFTGGRSIWRWKRPAVRV, via the coding sequence ATGCTGCGTTACGTCATGCCGGTGCTCATCGCGATCGTCTTCATCGCCCTCAACGGGCTCATCCCCGAACCGCACCGGCAGCGGATCAACGCCCTGCTGATCGCGGGCGCCGGCGGCACCTACATCAGCGGCGGGTCGTTCGGCCTGTGGGAGCTGGCGTTCTCGGCAGTGATGCTGGCCGTCGCCTACTTCGGCCTGCGCTGGTGGCCGGCCATCGGCGTCGGCTGGCTGCTGCACACGGTCTGGGACGTCCTCCACCACCGGCGGGGCGATCCCCTGATCCCGTCCGTGCACGACTCGTCGTTCGGCTGCGCGATCTGCGACCCGGTGATCGCCCTGTGGTGCTTCACCGGCGGCCGCTCGATCTGGCGGTGGAAAAGGCCGGCCGTCAGGGTCTGA
- a CDS encoding VOC family protein: protein MDMKIELIPVPVTDVDRAKAFYEKAGFNADHDYPVREGLRFVQLTPPGSACSIVIGEGITEKAPGTQEIQCVVADAAGARAQLVEAGIEASEVDKQPWGDFVYFRDPDGNSWALQAMQTRPNG from the coding sequence ATGGACATGAAGATCGAGCTGATTCCCGTGCCCGTCACCGATGTCGACCGGGCCAAGGCGTTCTACGAGAAGGCAGGCTTCAACGCCGATCATGATTATCCCGTACGGGAGGGGCTGCGGTTCGTACAGCTGACCCCGCCCGGTTCCGCGTGCTCGATCGTGATCGGCGAGGGCATCACCGAGAAGGCCCCCGGCACACAGGAGATCCAGTGCGTGGTCGCCGACGCCGCCGGGGCCCGGGCGCAGCTGGTCGAGGCCGGCATCGAGGCCAGCGAGGTCGACAAGCAACCCTGGGGCGACTTCGTCTACTTCCGCGACCCCGACGGCAACAGCTGGGCGCTGCAGGCGATGCAGACCCGCCCCAACGGCTGA